One window of Treponema denticola genomic DNA carries:
- the prtP gene encoding dentilisin complex serine proteinase subunit PrtP: MKKKILFFLITIALIVSSCNFGMNTAVIGNKDNGTVLDGYTGGLGNSSSVELPDGANYKPDDKDIVDGYFIVKTKDGFDKTLFEEKGFIVKGKISLTDTGFTYWYLNKEGNNKKNLLRAASIEGVLSAEHDYKVVEPDGSKAPNQSDAPVDPFDAGTYGLTDGNYLDDPEANNADYGLSITDALRAYKEIGYGDKTVVAGIIDTGINMAHKDFKDEHDKSIVLYAKSCATDSTGNTYIGDGSSFTEIPIGQNWDKGAHGTHCSGTIAARGNNDTGIAGVAWKNTKLISYQSLGVEGSGRNWSVYGAMLDLTKIVTILRKPKASRTPAEINELPSYLQNDDFQITQKTVPVNMSLGGSYGTEFAFAVLTNAVKHNILPVIAMGNEGRYTAAYPAAFPGVLAVGATNGKDKKVHFSNSGAWISVSAPGDGIKSCGIYGEDDYETMSGTSMATPFVTGTIAYLLSFTGAHDLTPYQIKALLEKTADKVDGATGFTDRLGHGRVNVYKAAKAIKDGNIPPENGLYTEKEVQVKVTNDDGGGAEDIPCKITLVDEVTHAPLAYVAGLGNTPITFKGLIKGRSYSVYGAFLGDLKTETFTAIDANKTITLQFNKKIVWVSTVPNKHYNGGNDKTDTKIMVFKADASGDLDLGSNPTPIVNYDQYELDTTYFEAETGAKYYVLITGFMDGGVFKGGNYALKIGRTPLSPNGVDIDDAARSPNDAATNDSHEDDDTPADAKSKGNAWGQTKGCNLVAHPIGTPPANVDLDWFYVEYPY, encoded by the coding sequence ATGAAGAAAAAAATATTATTCTTTTTAATTACAATAGCTTTGATTGTTTCTTCCTGTAATTTCGGCATGAATACTGCCGTTATCGGTAATAAGGATAATGGAACGGTTTTAGACGGCTATACGGGAGGATTAGGAAATTCATCTTCGGTTGAATTACCGGATGGTGCAAATTATAAGCCCGATGATAAGGATATAGTTGACGGCTATTTTATCGTTAAGACAAAAGACGGCTTTGACAAGACTCTTTTTGAAGAAAAAGGTTTTATTGTCAAAGGAAAGATTTCCCTTACAGATACGGGTTTTACTTACTGGTATCTTAATAAGGAAGGAAATAATAAAAAGAATCTATTGCGTGCCGCTTCAATAGAGGGCGTTCTTTCAGCCGAACACGATTATAAGGTTGTAGAACCGGACGGAAGTAAGGCTCCGAATCAAAGCGATGCCCCTGTAGACCCTTTCGATGCAGGAACTTACGGTCTGACAGACGGAAATTATTTGGATGACCCTGAGGCAAATAATGCCGATTACGGGCTTTCGATAACCGATGCTTTGCGCGCCTACAAGGAAATAGGCTACGGCGATAAGACGGTTGTTGCAGGCATCATCGATACCGGCATCAATATGGCCCACAAAGATTTTAAAGATGAACACGATAAGTCGATAGTGCTGTATGCAAAGTCCTGTGCTACGGATAGTACAGGGAATACATATATCGGTGATGGAAGCTCCTTTACCGAAATTCCTATCGGACAAAACTGGGATAAGGGAGCGCACGGTACCCACTGTTCGGGCACTATCGCCGCACGCGGCAATAACGACACCGGCATTGCAGGCGTTGCATGGAAAAACACAAAACTCATTTCATATCAATCGCTGGGAGTTGAAGGCAGCGGTAGGAATTGGTCTGTTTACGGCGCAATGCTTGACCTTACGAAAATAGTTACGATTTTGCGCAAGCCTAAGGCAAGCAGAACTCCGGCAGAGATTAATGAGTTGCCCTCTTACTTGCAGAATGACGATTTTCAAATTACACAAAAAACGGTTCCCGTAAACATGAGCTTGGGCGGTTCTTACGGAACCGAATTTGCATTTGCGGTTTTAACCAATGCAGTAAAACACAATATACTCCCGGTAATTGCGATGGGTAACGAAGGCCGTTATACGGCAGCTTATCCTGCAGCTTTCCCGGGCGTATTGGCGGTTGGAGCTACCAACGGTAAAGACAAAAAAGTGCATTTCAGCAATTCCGGTGCATGGATAAGCGTTTCGGCTCCCGGCGACGGTATTAAATCCTGCGGCATATACGGCGAGGACGACTACGAAACGATGAGCGGGACTTCAATGGCAACCCCCTTTGTAACAGGTACAATCGCCTATCTTCTTTCCTTCACTGGAGCCCATGATTTGACTCCATATCAAATTAAGGCTCTGCTTGAAAAAACTGCGGATAAAGTTGATGGGGCAACAGGCTTTACCGACAGATTGGGGCACGGCCGAGTAAACGTATATAAGGCTGCAAAGGCTATAAAGGACGGTAATATTCCTCCCGAAAACGGTCTTTACACTGAAAAGGAAGTGCAGGTTAAGGTTACAAACGATGACGGAGGAGGGGCTGAAGATATCCCCTGTAAGATTACTCTCGTTGATGAGGTAACACACGCTCCCTTAGCCTATGTTGCGGGGCTTGGAAATACTCCTATCACCTTTAAGGGCCTAATAAAAGGCAGAAGCTATTCCGTTTACGGTGCCTTTTTAGGTGATTTAAAAACAGAAACCTTTACGGCGATAGACGCCAATAAAACTATTACCTTGCAGTTTAACAAAAAAATCGTATGGGTTTCGACCGTGCCGAATAAGCACTATAACGGCGGTAACGATAAAACCGATACTAAAATTATGGTTTTTAAAGCGGATGCGAGCGGTGATTTGGATCTTGGCTCCAATCCTACGCCCATTGTGAATTATGACCAATATGAGCTTGATACCACCTATTTTGAGGCTGAGACAGGCGCAAAATACTATGTGCTGATTACCGGATTTATGGACGGGGGCGTATTCAAAGGCGGCAACTATGCCTTAAAAATCGGCAGGACACCCCTCAGTCCTAACGGTGTAGATATCGACGATGCGGCAAGAAGTCCCAACGATGCTGCAACGAACGACAGCCATGAGGACGACGACACTCCCGCCGATGCAAAGTCAAAAGGCAATGCATGGGGGCAGACAAAGGGCTGCAATCTCGTCGCTCACCCTATCGGTACCCCTCCCGCTAATGTTGACTTGGATTGGTTCTATGTAGAATATCCTTATTAA
- the prcB gene encoding dentilisin complex subunit PrcB, translated as MILLFICCVNFLGCKTLNKQPDDEVPSVPDKEAGGNLGSSFKNPEILSSPLPESMQYVYEILIQGNNFKTGLPSIVKSQEDLQTLYSVLYGNSLKAPVIDFSKKAVVIGAAGPFNTGGYSIVPVSAIKTGKVINIVFEVKSPGPKDMVTQAFTYPYVVVSVDAEPDTVIFVEINGDVKNGKLDF; from the coding sequence GTGATTTTATTATTTATCTGTTGTGTAAATTTTTTAGGGTGTAAAACACTTAATAAACAACCTGATGATGAAGTTCCTTCTGTGCCTGATAAAGAGGCGGGCGGGAATCTCGGTTCTTCTTTTAAAAATCCTGAAATTTTGAGTAGTCCGCTGCCGGAGTCTATGCAGTATGTTTATGAAATTTTGATTCAAGGGAATAATTTTAAAACCGGTTTACCATCTATTGTCAAAAGCCAAGAAGATTTGCAGACTCTTTATTCCGTTCTGTATGGAAATTCTTTAAAAGCACCGGTGATAGATTTTTCAAAAAAAGCGGTTGTTATTGGTGCCGCAGGACCTTTTAATACGGGCGGATATTCCATTGTGCCCGTTTCTGCAATAAAGACAGGGAAGGTTATTAACATAGTTTTTGAGGTAAAAAGTCCCGGGCCTAAGGATATGGTTACGCAGGCTTTTACCTATCCTTATGTGGTAGTTTCGGTAGATGCCGAACCGGATACAGTAATTTTTGTTGAAATCAATGGAGATGTTAAAAACGGTAAATTAGATTTTTAA
- a CDS encoding ABC transporter substrate-binding protein, protein MKKIFFRSMLLLLAVSVFLGCSPKEDQSQNSGKAMSKMEGDHYPVTITTYNYAGEPVDLTFEKAPEKVAAFYQSPIETMLALGLSDKLILAVGLDDPVKDEFKEAFSKVDYRDKRPEKEEIIDMEPDFIFAWTSLFGEKRYGDVKFWHDRGTKTYIWQNSGLKKEDALENEYQDILNIGKIFNVEDKAQEIVDKMKTEIAAAKKHVEGKTKVKAIIIEVEKEGQYRVYGERTIGGQIAMQVGADLVGKDKKGIGKEELIELNPDVIFTVYFGDYIEKDQSIEMLTKDNALQSIAALQNKKVFPINLSEVYASGIRTYDGIKTIISGLYPDL, encoded by the coding sequence ATGAAAAAGATTTTTTTTCGCTCAATGCTGCTATTATTGGCAGTTTCGGTTTTTTTAGGATGCAGTCCTAAGGAAGATCAATCACAAAATTCGGGCAAAGCAATGTCCAAAATGGAAGGAGACCATTATCCTGTAACAATTACTACATATAACTATGCGGGAGAACCTGTAGACCTTACATTTGAAAAAGCTCCGGAAAAGGTTGCAGCCTTTTACCAAAGCCCTATCGAAACAATGCTCGCTCTCGGTCTTTCCGATAAGCTTATTCTTGCAGTCGGGCTTGATGATCCGGTTAAAGACGAATTTAAAGAAGCTTTCAGCAAGGTGGATTACCGCGACAAGCGTCCTGAGAAAGAAGAAATTATCGACATGGAACCGGATTTTATTTTTGCATGGACATCATTATTCGGTGAAAAGCGTTATGGAGATGTAAAATTCTGGCATGATAGAGGTACAAAAACCTACATTTGGCAAAACTCAGGCTTAAAAAAAGAAGATGCTCTCGAAAACGAATATCAGGATATTCTAAATATAGGTAAAATTTTCAATGTAGAAGACAAGGCTCAAGAAATTGTCGATAAGATGAAAACTGAAATTGCCGCAGCAAAAAAACACGTCGAAGGCAAAACAAAGGTAAAGGCCATAATAATTGAAGTAGAAAAAGAAGGCCAGTACCGTGTTTATGGGGAAAGGACTATCGGCGGGCAAATTGCAATGCAGGTCGGTGCCGATCTTGTAGGTAAGGATAAAAAAGGAATAGGCAAGGAAGAACTAATCGAGCTTAATCCCGATGTTATCTTTACGGTTTACTTCGGCGACTATATTGAAAAAGACCAATCTATAGAAATGCTCACAAAAGATAATGCTTTACAAAGCATAGCAGCACTTCAAAACAAAAAAGTTTTTCCGATTAATTTAAGTGAAGTTTATGCCAGCGGCATAAGAACCTATGACGGAATAAAGACAATTATCTCAGGTTTATATCCTGACCTATAA
- a CDS encoding FecCD family ABC transporter permease codes for MQNNKNKVLKIVFLSSALLFLLAGLLISIVLSVGFGAVRIAPAEILKIAQFKILGAGSLEGIKKSAIDIVWIVRMPRILLACLTGMGLAVTGVVMQAIVQNSLADPYILGISSGASLGATLAIALGVGAKLGPNYVGLCACFSAFGTALIVINAANIKGRANSAKLLMAGIAISTIFSAFSSFIVFTTKNREAIRSITFWLMGGFGGAKWENLGLLAGVIFLGIFFFMTQYRTLNLMLLGDSVSITLGKDLHIYRQVYLLICSAIVGFLVYNAGIIGFIGLIIPHISRIFWGTNHKNIIPSSVLIGAIILIWADVLARSVSSLGEIPVGVVISLIGSPVFLYLLINKEYGFGGKA; via the coding sequence ATGCAAAACAATAAAAACAAGGTGCTGAAAATAGTTTTTCTATCTTCAGCACTTCTTTTTCTTTTGGCGGGACTTTTAATTTCCATAGTTCTATCGGTAGGATTCGGAGCAGTACGCATAGCTCCCGCCGAAATCTTAAAAATCGCTCAATTTAAAATCTTAGGTGCCGGAAGCCTTGAAGGAATTAAAAAGTCGGCTATCGACATAGTTTGGATTGTCCGTATGCCTAGGATACTTTTAGCCTGTCTTACCGGAATGGGCTTAGCCGTAACCGGAGTTGTCATGCAGGCAATAGTACAAAACTCATTGGCAGACCCTTACATATTGGGCATTTCATCGGGAGCTTCTCTCGGGGCAACCCTTGCAATCGCTTTGGGCGTGGGTGCAAAACTGGGGCCTAATTATGTAGGCTTGTGTGCCTGCTTTTCCGCCTTTGGAACAGCCTTAATCGTAATAAATGCCGCCAACATAAAAGGCAGAGCCAATTCCGCAAAATTACTGATGGCAGGTATTGCCATAAGCACGATTTTTTCAGCCTTTTCTTCATTTATAGTTTTTACTACAAAAAACAGGGAAGCTATAAGAAGCATTACCTTTTGGCTTATGGGAGGCTTCGGCGGAGCAAAATGGGAAAACCTCGGACTCCTTGCCGGAGTTATATTTTTAGGAATCTTCTTTTTTATGACGCAATACCGCACCCTTAACCTGATGCTCCTCGGCGACAGCGTATCAATTACATTAGGAAAGGACTTGCATATTTACCGCCAAGTCTATCTTTTGATATGTTCCGCCATTGTAGGTTTTTTAGTATACAACGCAGGCATAATCGGCTTTATAGGCTTAATAATTCCGCATATTTCAAGGATATTTTGGGGAACAAATCATAAAAACATAATTCCGTCATCCGTATTAATAGGAGCCATAATTCTTATATGGGCAGACGTACTGGCACGCTCCGTTTCCAGCCTAGGTGAAATACCCGTAGGGGTTGTAATCTCGCTTATAGGTTCTCCGGTATTTTTATATTTATTGATAAATAAAGAATACGGGTTTGGAGGTAAAGCATAA
- a CDS encoding ABC transporter ATP-binding protein, with translation MVLDISSLSFNFGSKNILADIDLSIKDNGIVGIIGPNGSGKSTLLKCIYRVLKPKTGTIFIDGKNINDYQFKETAKKMAVVAQHNDTHFDFNVLEMVLIGRSPHKKFMERDSAEDIELAYKALEQVNMKDFSDRNFSSLSGGEKQRIILARALVQNTDCLILDEPTNHLDIKHQLHFMSLAKDLKITVISAIHDLNIAAMYCNKIYALKEGQIIAAGSVNEVITEEVIKTLYDVEAKIIYDEEKKPHVIFKNI, from the coding sequence ATGGTTCTCGACATCAGCTCTCTTTCATTTAACTTCGGAAGCAAAAATATTTTAGCCGATATAGACCTTTCAATTAAAGATAACGGAATTGTAGGCATAATCGGTCCCAACGGTTCGGGAAAAAGCACCCTGCTTAAATGTATATACCGAGTCCTTAAGCCCAAAACCGGTACCATATTTATTGACGGCAAAAACATAAATGACTACCAGTTTAAAGAAACGGCAAAAAAGATGGCTGTAGTTGCCCAGCATAATGACACTCATTTTGACTTTAACGTACTTGAGATGGTTTTAATCGGCCGCTCGCCTCATAAAAAATTTATGGAGAGGGATTCTGCCGAGGATATTGAACTGGCGTACAAGGCTCTTGAACAAGTGAATATGAAAGATTTTTCCGATCGCAATTTTTCAAGCCTGTCAGGTGGAGAAAAGCAAAGAATTATTTTAGCCCGTGCCTTAGTGCAAAACACGGATTGTTTAATCCTCGACGAGCCTACAAACCATCTGGACATAAAACATCAGCTGCACTTTATGAGCCTTGCAAAAGATTTAAAAATAACCGTTATATCGGCAATCCATGATTTAAATATAGCTGCAATGTATTGCAATAAAATATATGCTTTAAAAGAAGGACAAATTATCGCCGCAGGCAGTGTAAATGAGGTTATCACAGAAGAAGTAATTAAAACCTTATATGATGTGGAGGCTAAAATCATTTATGACGAAGAAAAAAAGCCCCATGTAATATTTAAAAACATTTAA
- a CDS encoding Na+/H+ antiporter NhaC family protein: MRAFFKLSPVLLLAGLMMISNIESFSTALGFKLDILIIAPIAVIYASIVAMITEKFKFNDILNSAVDNVKEMQLVFFILMFAYAMADAFMSTGVGASIITLSLNIGISARTVALVAFLVSSVLSVATGTSWGTFAACAPIFLWMTHILSGNMVLSIAAIAGGSCFGDNLGLISDTTVVSSGIHRVEVTHRMRNQGLWSLMCLVLAGALFLIAGLSLPGDAVSPQKAIEAIPQDVWAKLAEEKPVAVDLLHQVQNGVPVYMVIPLILVIGIALKGYSTLLCLGAGIVSCFILGRFAGTVSGLLAFFDIVYNGFVGAGSWVIIMMMWVAAFGGIMSKMDAFRPLSNLAVKLSRNVRQLMFWNGIISLLGNAALADEMAQIVTVGPIIRDITEENVEGDEKDLYSLKLRNATFSSALGIFGSQLIPWHVYLSFFIGIAGTVYPLYQFSQTQIIKYNFMAHISVITILLFTLFGIDRIFPKFGIASEPKVRLKKK, from the coding sequence ATGCGCGCTTTTTTTAAGCTCTCTCCGGTTTTATTGCTTGCAGGCTTGATGATGATTTCAAACATAGAATCATTTTCAACTGCCTTGGGATTTAAGCTGGACATTTTAATCATAGCCCCCATAGCCGTAATCTATGCTTCCATTGTCGCTATGATAACCGAAAAATTCAAATTCAACGATATTTTAAACTCTGCCGTAGACAATGTTAAGGAAATGCAGTTGGTATTTTTTATACTTATGTTTGCCTATGCGATGGCCGATGCCTTTATGTCTACAGGAGTCGGAGCCTCGATTATAACTTTAAGCCTAAACATAGGCATTTCCGCCAGAACAGTAGCCCTTGTTGCCTTTTTGGTTTCCTCAGTATTGTCGGTTGCTACGGGAACCTCCTGGGGAACCTTTGCAGCCTGTGCTCCTATCTTTTTGTGGATGACCCATATTTTAAGCGGAAACATGGTTTTAAGCATTGCGGCTATTGCAGGCGGCTCATGTTTCGGCGATAACCTCGGTCTTATTTCGGACACAACGGTCGTAAGCTCAGGTATTCACAGGGTTGAAGTTACCCACCGTATGAGAAATCAGGGACTTTGGTCTCTAATGTGTTTGGTGCTGGCCGGAGCCTTATTTTTAATTGCAGGCTTGAGCCTCCCGGGAGATGCCGTAAGTCCGCAAAAAGCCATCGAGGCTATTCCCCAAGATGTTTGGGCAAAATTGGCTGAAGAAAAGCCGGTCGCAGTAGACCTCCTCCATCAAGTACAAAACGGAGTTCCGGTTTACATGGTAATTCCGCTCATTCTGGTTATAGGGATTGCCTTAAAAGGCTACTCTACCCTCCTTTGCCTTGGAGCAGGTATAGTTTCATGTTTTATCTTAGGCCGCTTTGCAGGAACGGTTTCAGGCCTTCTTGCCTTTTTTGACATAGTGTATAACGGCTTTGTCGGTGCCGGTTCATGGGTTATCATAATGATGATGTGGGTCGCAGCCTTCGGCGGAATCATGTCGAAAATGGATGCCTTTAGACCTCTATCAAACCTTGCCGTAAAACTTTCCCGAAACGTAAGACAGCTGATGTTCTGGAACGGTATAATCTCACTATTAGGAAATGCAGCCCTCGCCGACGAGATGGCTCAAATAGTTACCGTCGGCCCGATTATAAGAGACATCACGGAAGAAAACGTAGAAGGCGATGAAAAGGATCTTTATTCTTTAAAATTGAGGAACGCAACCTTCTCCTCAGCCCTCGGCATCTTCGGTTCCCAGCTGATTCCTTGGCATGTTTATTTAAGCTTTTTTATAGGCATTGCAGGCACAGTTTATCCTCTTTATCAATTCAGTCAGACACAGATAATAAAGTACAACTTTATGGCCCATATCTCGGTTATAACCATTCTGTTATTTACCCTGTTCGGTATCGACAGAATCTTCCCCAAATTCGGCATCGCAAGCGAACCGAAAGTAAGGTTGAAGAAAAAATAA
- a CDS encoding S1 family peptidase: protein MKKIFIFLCFSVLNFLCFADLRDYVCIVRPNYKEDVVDCVNEAANILEDMGYADFAEIFKLRVEKDNSFGSGFIYIFNGKSYVVTNNHVCAYADSVSIEMMDADGKTIKKVENCKIIANSAEDDLAIAEIPADADIKKGLGLYQGNLREGIDVWSAGYPGLGGKPSWQLGKGTLTNKKIKFDDPFYPKDSFFLQHSAPIDAGNSGGPLLVTSKNAVEGYEVIGVNKAKARKRETTNFAIPFSTVNSFFKLGFSNLNAAETEKMLKKVEAVFLEQASYPKENLSDEKEVEDRLRRIYTIASFISTDYAKKNGLDKLKDALLRGPSYVRDALIERIIFSFPIDSLKFAVAYNLEKDINDYKTFSSVENRSDSQNAGGKYIVFKNNNEDKLYSLWIVENKNWKIADFSLNNELTDEKLVESSKNKQEKKKNREKKSGYSSAILFASPYNHMYFAEYNGLFTPYGFSSGGTIGMILNYKFFGFGMMFNVNQRPKLAKRSGTGSGFFLFDSVSSSFLAFVEPNIPMSINSKVTIMPYLQVGVGAGTPIFNSNFISFHAKISPGVKFVFDISGKKLMFGTAYVGRYAKFNKDRMFLHGFGVSIGYSF from the coding sequence GTGAAAAAGATATTTATATTTCTTTGTTTTTCTGTTTTGAATTTTTTGTGTTTTGCTGACTTGCGAGACTATGTTTGTATTGTAAGGCCTAACTACAAAGAAGATGTTGTTGATTGTGTAAACGAAGCTGCAAATATTTTAGAAGATATGGGCTATGCAGATTTCGCAGAAATATTTAAGCTAAGAGTTGAAAAAGATAACTCATTCGGATCCGGTTTTATTTATATCTTTAATGGAAAAAGTTATGTTGTTACAAACAATCATGTTTGTGCATATGCCGATTCTGTTTCTATAGAAATGATGGATGCGGATGGTAAAACCATAAAAAAAGTTGAAAACTGCAAGATTATTGCAAACAGTGCTGAGGATGACCTTGCTATTGCCGAAATTCCTGCAGATGCAGATATAAAAAAAGGCTTAGGTCTTTATCAAGGTAATTTGCGTGAAGGTATAGATGTATGGTCTGCAGGCTATCCCGGATTAGGCGGTAAGCCCTCATGGCAATTGGGGAAAGGAACATTAACCAATAAAAAAATCAAATTTGATGATCCTTTCTATCCGAAAGACAGCTTTTTTTTACAGCATTCGGCTCCGATAGATGCAGGAAATTCAGGCGGGCCCCTTTTGGTAACATCCAAAAATGCTGTAGAAGGATATGAAGTAATCGGTGTGAATAAAGCAAAAGCCCGCAAACGGGAAACTACAAACTTTGCAATACCTTTTTCTACGGTAAATTCTTTTTTTAAATTGGGCTTCTCTAATTTAAATGCTGCTGAAACCGAAAAAATGTTAAAAAAAGTTGAAGCTGTCTTTTTGGAGCAGGCTTCGTATCCCAAGGAAAATCTTTCCGATGAAAAAGAAGTTGAAGATAGACTAAGGCGTATCTATACTATTGCTTCTTTTATAAGTACTGACTATGCCAAAAAAAATGGACTGGATAAACTAAAGGATGCTCTTCTCAGGGGTCCTTCCTATGTACGGGATGCTCTTATAGAAAGAATAATATTTTCTTTTCCCATCGACTCGTTAAAATTTGCGGTTGCATATAACCTTGAAAAAGATATAAACGATTATAAAACATTTTCTTCGGTAGAAAACAGGTCCGATTCACAAAATGCCGGAGGAAAATACATAGTATTTAAAAATAATAACGAAGATAAGTTATATTCACTTTGGATAGTTGAAAATAAAAACTGGAAAATAGCCGATTTTTCACTAAATAATGAGCTTACCGATGAAAAACTTGTTGAGTCTTCCAAAAATAAACAAGAAAAGAAGAAAAATAGAGAAAAAAAGTCGGGATACTCTTCAGCAATCCTTTTTGCATCGCCGTATAACCATATGTATTTTGCTGAATATAACGGCCTTTTCACTCCTTATGGTTTTTCTTCCGGAGGAACGATTGGAATGATATTGAATTATAAGTTTTTTGGTTTCGGTATGATGTTCAATGTAAATCAGCGTCCTAAACTCGCTAAAAGATCCGGTACTGGTTCAGGCTTTTTTTTGTTTGATTCAGTTTCAAGTTCATTTTTAGCATTTGTTGAACCTAACATTCCTATGTCTATAAATAGCAAGGTTACTATAATGCCTTATTTACAAGTAGGTGTGGGAGCAGGAACTCCGATTTTTAACTCGAATTTTATTAGTTTTCACGCAAAAATTTCTCCGGGTGTAAAATTTGTTTTCGATATCAGTGGTAAGAAGCTAATGTTTGGGACTGCTTATGTCGGAAGATATGCAAAATTTAACAAAGATAGGATGTTTTTACACGGATTTGGTGTAAGTATTGGATATTCATTTTAA
- a CDS encoding ATP-binding protein has translation MTEKQIFPFVQIEGQEDIKLAIILNLICPAISGVLIRGEKGTGKSTIVRGIGELMQRQGENLKVIELPINATEDRVAGSIDIERVLKTGEKVLQKGILAEADGNILYADEINLLEDYIVDLLLDAAAMGVNTIERDGISYSHSSKFILIGTMNPEEGELRPQLLDRFGLLVDVKSEKDGHLRKEIIKKRLAFENDPVEFINSSHKEEKDLISKIKEAQKIFPDIKVGDDILDLVVGLSVGLNVDGHRGDLTLVRAAKAYAAFQGRNEVTKGDIIRLAQMVYSHRLRKKPFEEINPLNQADIENILNERL, from the coding sequence ATGACTGAAAAACAGATTTTTCCATTTGTGCAAATTGAAGGACAGGAAGATATAAAGCTTGCAATAATTTTAAATTTAATATGTCCTGCAATTTCGGGTGTTCTAATCCGTGGAGAAAAAGGAACAGGAAAGTCTACAATTGTGAGAGGAATAGGGGAGCTGATGCAAAGACAGGGAGAAAACCTTAAAGTTATAGAGCTTCCTATAAATGCTACTGAAGACAGAGTCGCCGGCTCAATCGATATTGAAAGAGTTTTAAAAACAGGCGAAAAAGTTCTTCAAAAAGGAATCTTAGCAGAAGCTGACGGTAATATTTTGTATGCGGATGAGATAAATCTCTTGGAAGATTATATAGTCGACCTCTTATTGGATGCGGCCGCCATGGGAGTAAACACAATAGAAAGAGACGGAATATCATACAGCCACTCATCCAAATTTATCCTGATAGGAACAATGAATCCTGAAGAAGGGGAACTAAGGCCTCAGCTTTTAGATCGATTCGGTTTATTGGTAGATGTAAAAAGTGAAAAGGATGGACACTTAAGGAAAGAAATTATAAAAAAAAGACTTGCTTTTGAAAATGATCCTGTGGAATTTATAAACTCCTCGCATAAAGAAGAAAAAGATTTAATATCAAAAATAAAAGAAGCTCAAAAAATCTTTCCCGATATTAAAGTAGGAGATGATATTTTAGACTTGGTTGTAGGTCTTTCGGTAGGCTTAAATGTGGACGGCCACAGGGGAGACCTAACCTTAGTTAGAGCTGCCAAGGCCTATGCAGCCTTTCAAGGAAGGAATGAGGTTACAAAAGGAGATATTATCCGTTTAGCACAAATGGTATATTCTCATAGGCTTAGGAAAAAGCCCTTTGAAGAAATAAATCCATTAAACCAAGCAGATATTGAGAACATCTTAAATGAAAGGCTTTGA